The Streptomyces aurantiacus genome includes a region encoding these proteins:
- the iscB gene encoding RNA-guided endonuclease IscB, translated as MAKAGQPLMPCHPARARELLGKGRAVVARLVPFTIRLKDRTLAESEVDGVQLRIDPGSKGTGLTLTDAKKETGEDGAAVTVRRGLVSVELQHRGDQIHRCMQQRAGYRHRRRSANRRYRAPRSDNRTRPEGWLPPSLRHRVDTTVSLARRMCRYAPITEIHVERVAFDTHSMSAGRSLTETEYQQGTLAGTEARAYLHVKWDRACAYCDATGPPLNIDHLRARSRGGSDRISNLVLACAPCNQAKGSTSVDVFLANRPDRLAKILRQVRTPLRDAATMNATRWRLTEALEPLGRPVHAQSGGRTMWNRTAMGLSKTHTLDALCVGRLDHEDGDAIVRLPKQVLVVKATGRGSYSRTTPDRFGFPRLRRARAKQHFGYVTGDLVRAVVPTGKWAGTWTGRISVRAMGQHSLTTPTGRFNVRHRNLRLVQRGDGYGYSTRHELVPSPSRKPVERSASSS; from the coding sequence CTGGCCAAGGCCGGACAGCCCCTCATGCCCTGCCACCCTGCCCGCGCCCGCGAACTCCTCGGCAAAGGACGGGCCGTGGTCGCCCGGCTTGTTCCCTTCACCATCCGCTTGAAGGACCGCACGCTCGCCGAATCAGAGGTGGACGGTGTACAGCTACGCATCGACCCCGGCTCCAAGGGCACAGGCCTCACCCTCACCGACGCGAAGAAGGAGACTGGCGAAGACGGGGCCGCTGTCACCGTCAGGCGCGGCCTGGTCTCCGTCGAACTCCAGCACCGTGGCGACCAGATCCACAGGTGCATGCAACAGCGCGCCGGTTACCGCCACAGACGCCGATCGGCCAATCGCCGCTATCGGGCACCCCGTTCGGACAATCGCACCCGACCTGAAGGCTGGCTGCCTCCCTCACTACGCCACCGCGTCGACACCACCGTCTCCCTGGCAAGACGCATGTGTCGATACGCGCCCATCACCGAGATCCACGTAGAACGCGTCGCCTTCGACACGCACTCCATGAGCGCAGGCCGGTCCCTCACGGAAACCGAGTACCAGCAGGGCACGCTCGCCGGAACCGAAGCCCGCGCCTACCTTCACGTCAAGTGGGACCGCGCCTGCGCCTACTGCGACGCCACCGGGCCACCCCTGAACATCGACCATCTCCGGGCCCGAAGCCGTGGAGGCTCCGACCGCATCTCCAACCTCGTCCTCGCCTGCGCCCCGTGCAACCAGGCCAAAGGCAGCACGTCCGTCGACGTCTTCCTTGCCAACCGACCAGACCGTCTGGCGAAGATCCTTCGACAGGTCAGGACTCCACTCCGTGACGCCGCCACCATGAACGCGACCCGCTGGCGACTCACGGAGGCCTTGGAACCCCTCGGGAGACCGGTCCACGCGCAGTCGGGCGGCCGTACCATGTGGAACCGCACAGCCATGGGGCTCAGCAAGACCCACACCTTGGACGCCCTGTGCGTCGGGCGTCTGGATCACGAAGACGGCGACGCGATCGTCCGATTGCCGAAGCAGGTCCTCGTCGTCAAGGCCACCGGACGCGGCTCGTACTCCCGCACTACTCCGGACCGGTTCGGGTTTCCTCGCCTCCGGCGGGCCCGGGCGAAGCAGCACTTCGGATACGTCACCGGGGATCTCGTACGAGCCGTCGTGCCGACCGGCAAGTGGGCGGGCACATGGACAGGGCGTATCTCAGTGCGAGCAATGGGACAGCACAGCCTCACAACACCTACAGGCCGTTTCAACGTCCGTCACCGGAACCTCCGGCTTGTACAGCGTGGCGATGGATACGGGTACTCCACCAGGCATGAGCTCGTGCCGTCCCCATCTCGAAAACCGGTTGAGCGAAGTGCGAGCAGTTCCTAA
- a CDS encoding isopenicillin N synthase family dioxygenase has product MTNLSTNPSYQQLPIIDLAAADRGPQARALLHAQLHSAAHDVGFFQLVGHGVGAAETSALLDAMHRFFALPEADRLAIDNVHSPHFRGYTRTGDERTGGSRDWRDQLDIGAERPARAPAPGEPPYWWLEGPNQWPAALPELRSAALAWIDRLSSVAARLLRELLVAIGAPAGFYDPVFGERAHPHLKLVRYPGSSGDGAAQGVGAHKDYGFLTLLMQDQVGGLQVQREDGLFHDVPPIPGAFVVNLGELLEVATDGYLLATNHRVVSPPGATERFSVPFFYNPRLDARIEPLPFPYASTAPGVTSDPANPLFAEYGRNELKGKVRAHPLVAARHHAELLTPA; this is encoded by the coding sequence ATGACGAACCTGTCGACGAACCCGTCGTACCAGCAGCTCCCCATCATCGATCTCGCCGCGGCCGACCGCGGCCCTCAGGCGCGTGCCCTGCTGCACGCGCAGTTGCACAGCGCCGCCCACGACGTGGGGTTCTTCCAGCTCGTCGGGCACGGGGTGGGTGCGGCCGAGACCTCCGCCCTGCTCGACGCCATGCACCGCTTCTTCGCGCTTCCCGAGGCCGACCGGCTCGCGATCGACAACGTCCACTCGCCCCACTTCCGCGGCTACACGCGGACCGGCGACGAGCGCACGGGCGGCAGCCGCGACTGGCGCGACCAGCTCGACATAGGCGCCGAGCGGCCCGCACGCGCGCCCGCTCCCGGTGAGCCCCCGTACTGGTGGCTGGAGGGCCCCAACCAGTGGCCGGCCGCACTGCCGGAGCTGCGGAGCGCCGCCCTGGCGTGGATCGACCGGCTCAGCTCGGTCGCGGCGCGACTCCTGCGCGAGCTGCTCGTCGCCATCGGCGCGCCCGCTGGTTTCTACGACCCGGTCTTCGGGGAGCGGGCCCATCCGCATCTGAAGCTGGTCCGGTATCCGGGGAGCTCCGGGGACGGGGCCGCCCAGGGGGTCGGGGCGCACAAGGACTACGGGTTCCTGACGCTGCTGATGCAGGACCAGGTGGGCGGGCTTCAGGTGCAGCGGGAGGACGGGCTGTTCCACGACGTGCCGCCGATCCCGGGTGCGTTCGTCGTCAACCTCGGTGAGCTGCTCGAAGTGGCGACCGACGGGTACCTCCTGGCCACCAACCACCGGGTGGTCAGTCCGCCCGGTGCCACCGAGCGGTTCTCCGTGCCGTTCTTCTACAACCCGCGGCTGGACGCCCGGATCGAGCCGCTGCCCTTCCCGTACGCCTCGACGGCACCCGGGGTGACGAGCGATCCGGCCAACCCGCTCTTCGCGGAGTACGGGCGCAACGAGCTGAAGGGCAAGGTGCGCGCGCATCCGCTGGTCGCGGCCCGTCATCACGCGGAGCTGCTGACCCCCGCGTGA
- a CDS encoding PAS domain-containing protein: protein MSASRRSGTTDELGPHEPERDGADLLAALLDGMDAALCAFDADGVVTHWNREAERILGWTAAEAVGRHGFAGWAVRTADAEEVEGRLLSAMRAPGRQVNEFALLTKEGGRVLVRTQSAAVPGPDGKPAGVYCAFSEVHAQIDLERSIALSEALFDDASWGVVLVDADLRPAVVNAHAARALGTGRTAVLGRPLGELLAQGVEELESALTHVLSEGAPPAPAEMWVTVRTADGEQRRCWRSGFLRLASPLTEEPVPLGVGWLFQDVTESKQTEQEAALLRFRTNQLHRAARAAAECEDPAEAASVHLDFALAGFADHALIDRVAGGSVPDGEGPVRLVRAAATPSGAPGPSLPAGRAGLPVRYREGHPALQCVERIGSVRASAAAAEPDRVREWAVARQWPADSVHALCVVLRSRGRTLGVVTFLRGASRTQFEKFDATYAEDVAVRIAAALDLAAVLERP from the coding sequence GTGAGTGCTTCGCGGCGTAGCGGGACCACGGACGAGCTCGGGCCGCACGAGCCTGAGCGCGACGGGGCCGATCTGCTCGCCGCTCTGCTCGACGGGATGGACGCGGCGCTGTGCGCGTTCGACGCCGACGGAGTGGTGACGCACTGGAACCGGGAGGCGGAGCGGATCCTCGGCTGGACCGCGGCCGAGGCGGTCGGACGGCACGGGTTCGCCGGCTGGGCCGTACGGACCGCGGACGCCGAGGAGGTCGAGGGCCGGCTCCTGTCCGCGATGCGGGCCCCCGGACGCCAGGTCAACGAGTTCGCGCTGCTCACCAAGGAGGGCGGCCGGGTGCTCGTACGGACCCAGTCGGCCGCCGTGCCGGGTCCCGACGGCAAGCCGGCCGGGGTGTACTGCGCCTTCAGCGAGGTGCACGCGCAGATCGATCTGGAGCGGTCGATCGCCCTGAGCGAGGCACTCTTCGACGACGCCTCCTGGGGTGTCGTGCTCGTCGACGCCGATCTGCGGCCCGCCGTGGTCAACGCGCACGCGGCGCGGGCGCTCGGTACGGGACGGACGGCCGTCCTGGGGCGCCCGCTGGGTGAGCTGCTCGCCCAGGGCGTGGAGGAGCTGGAGAGCGCGCTGACGCACGTCCTGTCGGAGGGTGCACCGCCGGCGCCCGCCGAGATGTGGGTGACCGTGCGGACCGCGGACGGCGAGCAGCGCCGCTGCTGGCGCAGCGGTTTCCTGCGGCTCGCCTCGCCGCTCACGGAAGAACCGGTTCCGCTCGGTGTGGGCTGGCTCTTCCAGGACGTGACCGAGAGCAAGCAGACCGAGCAGGAAGCGGCGCTGCTGCGGTTCAGGACCAACCAGCTGCACCGGGCCGCGCGGGCCGCCGCCGAGTGCGAGGACCCTGCCGAGGCGGCGTCGGTCCACCTCGACTTCGCGCTGGCCGGATTCGCGGACCACGCGTTGATCGACCGGGTGGCGGGAGGCTCCGTGCCGGACGGTGAGGGGCCGGTGCGGCTCGTCCGGGCCGCCGCCACGCCTTCCGGCGCGCCGGGCCCGAGTCTGCCCGCGGGCCGCGCCGGTCTGCCAGTCCGGTACCGGGAGGGGCATCCGGCCCTCCAGTGCGTCGAGCGGATCGGTTCCGTACGAGCCAGTGCGGCGGCGGCCGAGCCCGACCGCGTCCGGGAGTGGGCCGTCGCCCGTCAGTGGCCCGCGGACTCGGTGCACGCCCTGTGCGTGGTCCTGCGCAGCCGCGGCCGGACCCTGGGCGTCGTCACGTTCCTGCGCGGCGCCAGTCGTACGCAGTTCGAGAAGTTCGACGCGACCTACGCGGAGGACGTCGCCGTCCGGATCGCGGCGGCCCTGGACCTGGCGGCGGTGCTGGAGCGCCCGTGA